A part of Desulfobacter sp. genomic DNA contains:
- a CDS encoding B12-binding domain-containing radical SAM protein yields the protein MPRVVLVQPPIREFYLTRKRTIPYGLAAIAAGLKKEGFETRIIDGLATAKSKPRDWPGAFHYLAPFYGRTDSSPFALFHRFSHFGYSHQHIARLVRDARPMAVGISSLFTAYAGQALAAAAAIKRFCPDVPVIMGGHHPTLFPREVLSAPEVDFIIRGEGEAAMAVLCRALEENRRDLENIPGIGFKKNRSFHINPPAWIEDLETLPLPARETIDWKFYRRKKKAAITIVASRGCPFPCSYCSVSSASSHGRFRRRSVDAVLEEIRGHASEQKIGFIDFEDENLTLKKEWILALLAGIRKIFKGEEVELRAMNGLYPPSLDEEIIHAMKISGFKTLNLSVGSFSKSQLHKFNRPDVRAAHDRALDLAHTQGMDCVSYIIGAAPGQTAATSLEDILMLARRRTLAGFSVFYPAPGSRDYSRCQEQGLLPTAFSLMRSTALPLDHTTSRLEAVTLLRLTRMLNFMKSLVDTEGELPRAEPARTELPSDRHDAGKTLIKWFLNDGIIRGVDREGRAYAHTTDRQLTRQFLERIRTSPVAGVIRAI from the coding sequence ATGCCCCGGGTCGTCCTCGTCCAGCCCCCCATCCGGGAGTTTTACCTGACCCGGAAACGGACCATCCCTTACGGCCTGGCCGCCATTGCCGCCGGCCTTAAAAAGGAAGGCTTTGAAACCCGGATCATAGACGGCCTGGCCACGGCCAAATCCAAACCCCGGGACTGGCCCGGGGCGTTCCATTACCTGGCCCCCTTTTACGGGAGGACAGATTCCAGCCCCTTTGCCCTTTTCCACCGGTTCAGCCATTTCGGGTACAGCCACCAGCATATTGCCCGGCTGGTCAGGGACGCCCGGCCCATGGCCGTGGGAATTTCCTCCCTGTTCACCGCCTATGCCGGCCAGGCCCTGGCCGCCGCCGCAGCCATTAAAAGATTTTGCCCGGATGTCCCTGTGATCATGGGAGGCCACCACCCCACCCTTTTCCCCCGGGAGGTTCTCTCGGCGCCCGAAGTGGACTTTATTATCAGGGGAGAAGGAGAGGCGGCCATGGCAGTGCTCTGCCGGGCATTGGAAGAAAACCGCAGGGACCTGGAAAACATTCCCGGCATCGGGTTCAAAAAGAACCGTTCCTTTCATATCAACCCGCCGGCCTGGATAGAGGATCTTGAGACCCTCCCCCTGCCCGCCCGGGAAACCATTGACTGGAAATTCTACCGCAGGAAAAAAAAGGCGGCAATCACCATTGTCGCATCAAGGGGCTGCCCCTTCCCCTGCTCCTATTGCTCAGTCTCCTCGGCCTCCTCCCACGGCAGGTTCCGGCGCCGGAGCGTTGACGCCGTCCTTGAAGAGATCCGTGGCCATGCCAGTGAACAAAAAATCGGTTTCATTGATTTTGAAGATGAAAACCTGACATTGAAAAAAGAATGGATTCTGGCGCTTCTGGCCGGTATCCGGAAAATTTTCAAAGGGGAAGAGGTTGAACTGAGGGCCATGAACGGCCTCTATCCCCCCTCCCTGGATGAAGAGATCATCCATGCCATGAAAATTTCCGGATTTAAAACCCTGAATCTCTCGGTGGGTTCTTTTTCAAAATCCCAGCTTCATAAATTCAACCGGCCAGATGTCAGGGCGGCCCATGACCGGGCCCTGGACCTGGCCCATACCCAGGGGATGGACTGCGTTTCCTATATTATCGGTGCCGCCCCGGGGCAGACCGCCGCCACCTCCCTGGAAGATATTCTCATGCTGGCCCGGCGCCGGACCCTGGCCGGGTTTTCCGTATTCTACCCCGCCCCGGGGAGCCGTGACTACAGCAGATGCCAGGAACAAGGCCTGCTGCCCACAGCCTTTTCCCTGATGCGGTCCACAGCCCTGCCCCTGGACCATACCACCTCGCGGCTTGAGGCTGTCACCCTCCTGCGCCTGACCCGGATGCTCAATTTCATGAAATCCCTGGTGGACACAGAGGGGGAACTTCCCCGGGCAGAACCGGCCCGGACCGAACTGCCTTCAGACCGGCATGATGCCGGCAAAACGCTTATCAAATGGTTTCTAAATGACGGAATTATCAGGGGGGTAGACAGGGAGGGCAGGGCCTATGCCCATACGACTGACAGGCAGCTCACCCGGCAATTTCTGGAAAGAATCAGGACAAGTCCTGTGGCAGGCGTCATCAGAGCGATTTAA
- a CDS encoding 1-acyl-sn-glycerol-3-phosphate acyltransferase, which yields MLNRIFSIVYLAFIGITSALFFCIALVIRIFTLPFDRRRIVTNIFSAFWASVYIWCMPAWVVRITGREKLSLKKNAVLVSNHQSQLDILVLYRLLFPYRWVSKAEVFRLPFIGWNMRLNGDICLQRGDKASIAAMMAQCEKLLKENVSIFFFPEGTRSKNGRLRPFKPGAFILAKAANVPIQPIVLNHTRAALPKHSLTIQGRYEMKVKILDEIPYERFKDMEPDKIAEMTREIIGAHVHEMRGQEPDLAN from the coding sequence ATGCTGAACAGGATTTTTTCAATTGTTTATCTTGCCTTTATCGGGATCACCTCGGCTCTGTTTTTCTGCATTGCCCTGGTGATCCGGATTTTTACCCTTCCCTTTGACCGGCGCCGGATTGTCACCAACATATTCAGCGCCTTCTGGGCCTCGGTCTATATCTGGTGCATGCCGGCCTGGGTGGTGCGGATTACAGGCCGGGAAAAGCTTTCCTTGAAGAAAAACGCGGTCTTGGTCTCCAACCACCAGAGCCAATTGGATATCCTGGTGCTCTACCGGCTGCTTTTCCCCTACCGATGGGTCTCCAAGGCCGAGGTGTTCAGGCTGCCCTTTATCGGCTGGAATATGAGGCTCAACGGTGATATCTGCCTGCAACGGGGGGACAAGGCCAGCATCGCCGCCATGATGGCCCAGTGCGAAAAACTGCTTAAAGAGAATGTTTCCATTTTCTTTTTCCCCGAGGGCACCCGGTCAAAGAACGGGCGTCTCAGGCCCTTTAAGCCCGGCGCCTTTATCCTGGCAAAGGCGGCAAACGTCCCCATCCAGCCCATTGTCCTGAACCATACCCGGGCGGCCCTGCCCAAACATTCCCTTACCATCCAGGGGCGGTATGAGATGAAGGTGAAAATTCTGGATGAGATTCCCTATGAGCGGTTTAAGGATATGGAACCTGATAAAATCGCAGAGATGACCCGGGAGATCATCGGGGCCCATGTCCATGAGATGCGGGGACAGGAACCGGACCTGGCCAATTAA
- the map gene encoding type I methionyl aminopeptidase translates to MKNKSVKIGRNEPCPCGSGRKYKNCCRNKKAEVSIKDEYKKRYDIILKTPEQIEGIRKCGELLLSIMDGVEAMIKPGLKTDDINTFVHEETVKAGAIPAPLNYRGFPKSVCVSINEVICHGIPGERVIEDGDIVNVDITPILNGYYADANKTFFAGTPTPQAEKIVAVAAESLRLGIEAVKPGATLGDVGHAIQSYAEGQDCSVVREFVGHGVGLDFHEQPQVLHFGKPGKGVILVPGMVFTIEPMINLGKKELHVLEDRWTAVTNDGSLSAQFEQTILVTEDGYESLTPYTL, encoded by the coding sequence ATGAAAAATAAATCTGTTAAAATCGGAAGAAACGAACCCTGTCCCTGCGGCAGCGGGAGAAAATACAAAAACTGCTGCCGGAACAAAAAGGCTGAAGTTTCCATCAAAGACGAGTACAAGAAACGGTACGACATCATCCTTAAAACCCCGGAGCAGATCGAAGGCATCCGCAAGTGCGGGGAGCTGCTGCTCTCCATCATGGACGGGGTGGAGGCCATGATCAAACCGGGGCTTAAAACCGATGATATCAACACCTTTGTCCACGAGGAGACCGTCAAGGCCGGGGCCATTCCCGCCCCCCTCAACTACAGGGGCTTTCCCAAAAGTGTCTGTGTTTCCATCAATGAGGTCATCTGCCACGGGATTCCAGGGGAACGGGTGATTGAAGACGGGGATATTGTGAATGTGGATATCACCCCCATTCTCAACGGTTATTATGCCGATGCCAACAAGACCTTTTTTGCCGGCACCCCGACCCCCCAGGCAGAAAAGATTGTCGCAGTTGCCGCCGAATCCCTGCGCCTGGGCATTGAGGCGGTGAAGCCCGGTGCCACCCTGGGAGATGTGGGCCATGCCATCCAGAGTTATGCCGAGGGCCAGGACTGCTCAGTGGTCCGGGAATTTGTGGGCCACGGGGTGGGGCTGGATTTCCACGAACAGCCCCAGGTCCTTCATTTCGGCAAACCGGGCAAGGGGGTGATCCTGGTGCCGGGCATGGTGTTTACCATAGAACCCATGATCAATCTGGGCAAAAAGGAACTCCACGTCCTGGAGGACCGCTGGACCGCCGTGACCAATGACGGTTCCCTGTCAGCCCAGTTTGAACAGACCATCCTTGTTACCGAGGACGGATACGAGAGTCTGACCCCTTACACGCTTTAA
- the miaB gene encoding tRNA (N6-isopentenyl adenosine(37)-C2)-methylthiotransferase MiaB has protein sequence MNVYDSEKLAGILTAFGYDKTENMDEADLVLCNTCSIRHKAEEKAFSFLGRFAREKKKRPQLITVMAGCVAQQEGEKAFSRLPHLDLVLGTQAFARFGTHLESLEAGQRRIVDTAESDVIFETMPDTSGINETQVSKFVTIMQGCENFCTYCVVPYVRGREKSRDPQAIVDEVAALADAGVKEITLLGQNVNSYGGRDAAVKFPGLLEMVSRVEGIQRIRFATSHPKDLSGDLIRAMADLDKVCNHLHLPVQSGANRILKKMNRGYTRETYLSRIADLKAACPEIALSTDIIVGFPSETHEDFMDTMALLDEVQFDSIFAFAYSDRSSAPAAKFPDQVDEKVKMERLNRLLEHQEIYTEKKNKASEGKILPVLVEGESPKPREGFTESYPDMKQMFGRSESNKIVHFPSDQAKIGDLVTIRIENAYPHSLWGLAVERKA, from the coding sequence ATGAATGTCTATGATAGCGAAAAGCTGGCCGGTATTCTTACCGCCTTTGGATACGATAAAACAGAAAATATGGATGAGGCGGACCTGGTGCTCTGCAACACCTGTTCCATTCGCCACAAGGCCGAGGAAAAGGCCTTCAGCTTTCTGGGGCGGTTTGCCCGGGAGAAAAAGAAGCGTCCCCAACTGATCACGGTGATGGCCGGGTGTGTGGCCCAGCAGGAAGGGGAAAAGGCTTTCAGCCGGCTGCCCCATCTGGACCTTGTCCTGGGCACCCAGGCCTTTGCCCGGTTCGGCACCCATCTGGAATCCCTGGAAGCAGGACAGCGGCGCATTGTGGATACGGCCGAATCCGATGTTATTTTTGAAACCATGCCCGACACCAGTGGAATCAATGAAACCCAGGTGTCCAAATTCGTGACCATCATGCAGGGATGCGAGAATTTCTGCACCTATTGCGTGGTCCCCTATGTCCGGGGGAGGGAAAAGAGCCGTGATCCCCAGGCCATTGTGGACGAGGTGGCCGCCCTTGCAGATGCCGGTGTAAAGGAGATCACCCTCCTGGGCCAGAATGTCAACTCCTACGGGGGCAGGGATGCGGCGGTAAAGTTCCCGGGACTGCTGGAAATGGTCAGCCGGGTGGAGGGGATCCAGAGAATCCGGTTTGCCACCTCCCATCCCAAGGACCTCTCCGGCGACCTCATCCGGGCCATGGCAGATCTCGACAAGGTCTGCAACCACCTCCATCTGCCCGTCCAATCCGGTGCCAACCGGATTTTAAAGAAGATGAACCGGGGCTATACAAGGGAGACCTACCTGTCCAGGATCGCCGACCTGAAGGCGGCCTGCCCGGAGATCGCATTGTCCACGGACATCATTGTGGGCTTCCCTTCGGAAACCCATGAAGATTTCATGGACACCATGGCCCTGCTGGATGAGGTGCAATTTGACTCCATCTTTGCCTTTGCCTATTCGGACCGGTCTTCGGCACCCGCGGCCAAGTTCCCCGACCAGGTGGACGAAAAGGTGAAAATGGAGCGGCTCAACCGCCTGCTTGAACACCAGGAAATCTACACGGAAAAAAAGAATAAGGCCTCGGAGGGAAAAATCCTCCCCGTACTGGTGGAGGGGGAGAGCCCCAAACCCAGGGAGGGCTTTACGGAATCCTATCCAGATATGAAACAGATGTTCGGCAGAAGCGAGTCCAATAAGATTGTACACTTTCCTTCGGACCAGGCCAAAATTGGAGACCTGGTTACAATCCGTATTGAAAATGCCTATCCCCATTCCTTGTGGGGCCTGGCTGTTGAAAGAAAAGCCTGA
- a CDS encoding DUF4911 domain-containing protein yields MLAKEYMVDKTRIGFIRFIFEAYEGVAVVTTLKVEDQRGHIKLTIAPDRQETAFMVVEDLKKDFYFEAV; encoded by the coding sequence ATGCTGGCAAAGGAATATATGGTGGATAAAACCAGAATCGGATTCATCCGGTTTATTTTTGAAGCCTACGAGGGGGTTGCCGTGGTCACCACATTGAAGGTGGAAGATCAACGCGGACATATAAAGCTGACCATTGCCCCGGACCGGCAGGAGACGGCCTTCATGGTAGTCGAGGATTTGAAGAAGGATTTTTATTTTGAAGCAGTCTGA
- the recJ gene encoding single-stranded-DNA-specific exonuclease RecJ, whose protein sequence is MDTQFTYAAPDPQITSRLTQALGCHPVLAGLLADRGINEPGEARFFLNPDFSRLTSPFDLKDMDKAVERIYTAVVNKEKILVFGDFDADGVTAVSVIYDFLTTVEAAPAWYIPHRTKEGYSLHPPHIEMAVDMDVDLIITVDCGISSHEAVKAAALEDIDVIITDHHEPSETLPTALAVVNPKQEACTAGLDYLAGVGVAFYLVMALRKFFRDKGLWDTFAEPDLVQFLDLFAIGTIGDMVPLVKDNRTLCVAGLRRITLGKRPGLQAMARAARLDLNRMDADDISFKIVPRINAAGRISHARICVTHLTCRDRSQADAGAQLLDELNTKRQYIEREIVRDIESRIELDPALLDGRLLVLWDNRWEQSVLGIAASRLSRKYGCPVVLLSLDGGRAVGSCRSVNRINIHQALTENSHLFEKFGGHAMAAGLTLKEEHLAALKPALSRYLDTRCSPEDFQNSVKVDAELGVEDMTHGLASAIESMMPFGTANPEPLFLARNLWVASSHIIGTCHRKMILKGESGTAQVEALHFNLPDVTDLPGFYSQILFKLKVNKFKPDGVQIIVQDL, encoded by the coding sequence ATGGATACCCAGTTCACATATGCGGCCCCGGACCCGCAGATCACCTCCCGGCTCACCCAGGCCCTTGGCTGCCATCCGGTCCTGGCCGGACTGCTGGCGGACCGGGGAATAAACGAGCCCGGCGAGGCCCGTTTCTTTCTGAATCCGGACTTCAGCCGGCTGACCAGCCCATTTGACCTCAAGGATATGGACAAAGCCGTGGAACGGATCTATACGGCCGTTGTCAATAAAGAAAAAATCCTGGTGTTCGGGGATTTCGACGCCGACGGGGTGACCGCCGTCTCCGTAATCTACGACTTTTTAACCACGGTGGAAGCGGCGCCGGCCTGGTATATCCCCCACCGGACCAAAGAAGGGTACAGTCTTCATCCCCCCCACATTGAGATGGCCGTGGACATGGATGTGGACCTGATCATCACCGTGGACTGCGGCATCAGTTCCCATGAGGCCGTTAAGGCCGCTGCCCTGGAAGATATCGATGTTATCATCACCGACCACCACGAACCCTCAGAGACCCTGCCAACGGCCCTGGCCGTGGTCAATCCCAAGCAGGAAGCCTGCACCGCCGGCCTGGACTATCTGGCCGGGGTGGGGGTGGCCTTTTACCTGGTCATGGCCCTGAGAAAATTTTTCAGGGATAAGGGGCTCTGGGATACATTTGCGGAGCCGGACCTGGTCCAGTTCCTGGATCTTTTTGCCATCGGCACCATCGGGGACATGGTTCCCCTTGTGAAGGACAACCGGACCCTGTGCGTGGCCGGTCTCCGCCGGATCACCCTGGGTAAAAGGCCGGGTCTACAGGCCATGGCCCGGGCTGCACGCCTGGACCTGAACCGCATGGATGCCGATGACATTTCATTTAAAATCGTTCCCAGAATCAATGCCGCCGGCCGCATCTCCCATGCCCGGATCTGCGTCACCCACCTCACCTGCCGGGACCGGTCACAGGCCGATGCCGGCGCCCAGTTGCTTGATGAACTGAATACCAAACGCCAGTACATTGAACGGGAAATTGTCAGGGATATTGAATCCCGGATCGAACTGGATCCCGCTCTGCTGGACGGCAGGCTGCTGGTCCTGTGGGACAACCGGTGGGAACAGTCTGTGCTGGGCATTGCCGCATCCCGCCTTTCCAGAAAATACGGCTGCCCCGTGGTGCTCCTCTCCCTTGACGGCGGCCGGGCCGTCGGTTCCTGCAGGAGTGTCAACCGGATCAATATCCACCAGGCCCTCACCGAAAACAGCCATCTGTTCGAAAAATTCGGGGGCCATGCCATGGCTGCCGGCCTGACCCTGAAAGAAGAGCACCTGGCCGCCCTTAAACCGGCCCTGTCCCGGTACCTGGACACCCGCTGTTCACCGGAGGACTTCCAGAACAGTGTAAAAGTGGATGCCGAACTTGGGGTTGAAGATATGACCCACGGCCTGGCGTCGGCCATAGAATCCATGATGCCCTTCGGCACAGCCAATCCCGAACCTCTCTTTCTGGCCCGTAACCTCTGGGTGGCCTCATCCCACATCATCGGCACCTGCCACAGGAAAATGATTCTTAAAGGGGAGTCCGGCACTGCCCAGGTGGAAGCCCTCCATTTCAACCTGCCCGATGTGACTGATCTGCCCGGTTTTTACAGCCAGATTCTGTTCAAATTGAAAGTCAATAAATTCAAACCCGATGGTGTCCAGATAATTGTCCAGGATTTGTAA
- a CDS encoding ABC transporter ATP-binding protein gives MPGIIHLENICFSYPGSSVKVLDGLDLDIHSGDRIGLMAPNGSGKTTLLHTIMGLCQPESGTIRIFDTPMTCEADFAAVRTRVGLLFQDSDDQLFCPTVLEDVAFGPLNMGLGRKKAKETAEEVLDSLGISPLGDRVTHRLSGGQKRLVALAAVLAMSPEVLLLDEPTSGLDTGVKQTLTGILNRLEISYLIISHEFNFLNGVTDKIYSMEGGKILTDEEIHFHRHEHVHKQGRHPHVHK, from the coding sequence ATGCCCGGCATCATCCACCTGGAAAACATCTGCTTTTCATACCCCGGATCATCGGTTAAGGTTCTTGACGGACTGGACCTGGACATCCATTCCGGGGACCGCATCGGCCTCATGGCTCCCAACGGCAGCGGCAAAACCACCCTGCTTCATACCATCATGGGGCTCTGCCAACCTGAATCCGGCACCATCCGTATATTTGACACCCCCATGACCTGCGAGGCGGATTTCGCGGCTGTCCGGACCCGGGTGGGCCTGCTTTTCCAGGATTCCGACGACCAGCTTTTCTGCCCGACGGTACTGGAGGATGTGGCCTTTGGCCCCCTCAATATGGGCCTGGGCCGGAAAAAGGCAAAGGAGACGGCCGAAGAAGTGCTTGACAGCCTTGGCATTTCACCATTGGGCGACCGGGTGACCCACAGGCTGTCAGGGGGGCAGAAGCGGCTGGTGGCCCTGGCGGCGGTCCTGGCCATGTCCCCGGAGGTGCTGCTGCTGGACGAACCCACCTCTGGCCTGGACACCGGGGTGAAGCAGACCCTGACCGGAATCTTAAACCGCCTGGAAATCTCCTATCTCATTATTTCCCATGAGTTTAATTTCCTTAACGGGGTCACGGACAAGATCTATTCAATGGAGGGGGGGAAAATCCTCACCGACGAGGAAATCCATTTCCACCGCCACGAGCATGTGCACAAGCAGGGACGTCATCCCCACGTGCATAAATAA
- the cbiQ gene encoding cobalt ECF transporter T component CbiQ yields the protein MLDTSLECGDSIIHRLDPGIRILSAVLVSVAAALSRNLGIIACYLGLAILLCAMARITAGQAAARLKPLFWFLVMLWIFLPLTFTREIIAQYGWVHISMDGIMLTAQITLKAVAILLIFSALIVTMTVSSLGAALHRLHVPDKMVFLLLMTYRYIAVIREEYRRLLRAARFRGFTPGTNLHSYKTWAYLVGMLFVRASHRAKRVYQAMLCRGFSRKFHTLDVYAPNGLNSVFLAAMGAAGIGLTLMERLWIT from the coding sequence ATGCTTGACACCTCCCTTGAATGCGGCGACTCCATTATCCACCGGCTGGATCCGGGCATCCGGATCCTGTCGGCGGTGCTTGTTTCCGTAGCCGCGGCCCTTTCCCGGAACCTGGGCATTATTGCCTGTTACCTGGGACTGGCCATCCTGCTCTGCGCCATGGCCCGGATAACCGCGGGCCAGGCTGCTGCCCGGCTGAAACCCCTGTTCTGGTTTCTGGTCATGCTGTGGATTTTCCTGCCCCTGACCTTCACCAGGGAGATCATCGCCCAATACGGATGGGTCCACATCAGCATGGACGGCATCATGCTGACGGCCCAGATCACCCTTAAAGCCGTTGCCATTCTCCTGATCTTTTCCGCCCTCATCGTCACCATGACCGTTTCTTCCCTGGGGGCGGCCCTGCACCGGCTCCATGTGCCGGACAAGATGGTCTTCCTTTTGCTCATGACTTATAGGTATATTGCCGTGATCCGAGAGGAATACCGGCGGCTGCTGCGGGCGGCCCGGTTCCGGGGGTTCACCCCGGGCACCAATCTCCATTCCTATAAAACCTGGGCCTATCTGGTGGGGATGCTCTTTGTTCGGGCCTCCCACCGGGCAAAACGGGTTTACCAGGCCATGCTCTGCCGGGGATTTTCCCGGAAATTCCATACCCTTGACGTTTATGCCCCCAATGGGCTAAACTCGGTCTTTCTTGCCGCCATGGGGGCGGCAGGCATCGGACTGACACTTATGGAAAGGCTTTGGATTACTTAA
- the cbiM gene encoding cobalt transporter CbiM has protein sequence MHISEGVLSGPVLGAGAVLTLGCTTLGLKKINYDKMVHVAILASAFFVASLIHVNIGPVSVHLILNGVVGLLLGLAAFPAILTALVLQSLLFQFGGLTALGVNALVMALPAVLVHYLFLPLLGRSQAMNFLAGFLAGMVSICGSCLLLGTALWLTDEQFLKTSMAIVTAHIPVMIIEGIITGFCISFLVKVYPEILPRKVFA, from the coding sequence ATGCATATATCCGAGGGCGTTCTATCGGGACCCGTCCTCGGGGCAGGTGCAGTCCTTACCCTGGGCTGCACCACCCTGGGGCTGAAAAAAATTAATTACGATAAAATGGTCCATGTGGCCATTCTGGCCTCGGCCTTTTTCGTGGCCTCGCTGATCCACGTGAATATCGGGCCGGTGAGTGTCCACCTGATTCTCAACGGGGTGGTGGGCCTTCTTCTGGGCCTGGCCGCTTTTCCCGCCATTTTAACGGCACTGGTGCTCCAGTCCCTGCTCTTTCAGTTCGGCGGCCTGACGGCCCTGGGGGTGAATGCCCTGGTCATGGCCCTGCCCGCGGTGCTGGTCCATTATCTTTTCCTCCCCCTGCTGGGCCGGTCCCAGGCAATGAATTTCCTTGCAGGTTTTCTGGCCGGCATGGTTTCCATCTGCGGTTCCTGCCTGCTGCTGGGGACGGCGCTGTGGCTCACCGACGAGCAGTTTCTCAAAACCAGCATGGCCATTGTCACCGCCCATATTCCGGTGATGATCATCGAAGGGATTATCACGGGATTCTGCATCTCATTTTTGGTTAAAGTCTATCCTGAAATTCTTCCAAGAAAGGTGTTCGCATGA
- a CDS encoding DUF4198 domain-containing protein produces the protein MKHVLTIASALLVLFFTANAFAHFGMVIPSDNMVAQEDSRKVSMALSFSHPFEGIGMELVKPAAFFMVKEGKKTDLLGSLKAAKVMDHPAWSAEYTIKRPGAYAFVMEPVPYWEPAEDCFIVHYTKTVVAAFGDDTGWDEELGLKTEIVPLSKPFGLYGGNVFQGIVKLDGKAVPYAEVEVEYYNKDLKAKAPAEYMITQTVKADANGVFTYAAPRAGWWGFAALNTSDKKMVQDGEKKDIELGAVIWVKFEDWQE, from the coding sequence ATGAAACACGTCCTAACAATCGCCTCGGCCCTTCTGGTTCTCTTTTTTACCGCCAATGCCTTTGCCCATTTCGGCATGGTCATCCCCTCGGACAATATGGTGGCCCAGGAAGATTCCCGCAAGGTTTCCATGGCCCTTTCATTTTCCCACCCCTTTGAAGGGATTGGCATGGAACTGGTTAAGCCGGCGGCCTTCTTCATGGTCAAGGAAGGAAAAAAGACCGATCTGCTCGGCAGCCTCAAGGCGGCCAAGGTGATGGATCATCCGGCCTGGTCCGCTGAATACACCATCAAGCGGCCCGGTGCATATGCCTTTGTCATGGAGCCGGTCCCCTACTGGGAACCTGCCGAGGACTGCTTCATCGTCCATTATACCAAAACCGTTGTGGCGGCCTTTGGGGATGATACCGGCTGGGATGAGGAACTGGGCCTGAAAACCGAGATCGTTCCCCTGTCCAAGCCCTTCGGCCTTTATGGCGGCAATGTGTTCCAGGGGATTGTCAAACTGGACGGCAAGGCCGTTCCCTACGCAGAGGTAGAGGTGGAATATTATAATAAAGACCTCAAGGCCAAGGCCCCTGCCGAATATATGATTACCCAGACCGTCAAAGCCGATGCCAACGGCGTTTTCACCTATGCCGCCCCCCGTGCCGGATGGTGGGGATTTGCCGCCCTGAACACCTCTGATAAAAAGATGGTGCAAGACGGAGAAAAAAAGGATATAGAATTAGGCGCTGTGATCTGGGTTAAATTTGAGGATTGGCAGGAATAA
- a CDS encoding YdbL family protein: MKYSRVLILSLAAVMLIIAGTAWAGGIKDRMKQRLPAIAALKAKGVVGETNQGYLGFVTGNRSGADVVAAENKDRKAVYSHIAGQQGVSVELVQKRRAKVLADRADPGEYVQNASGAWVKK; encoded by the coding sequence ATGAAATACAGCAGAGTACTTATCCTGTCCCTGGCGGCAGTGATGTTGATAATTGCAGGAACGGCCTGGGCCGGGGGAATCAAGGACCGGATGAAACAGCGGCTGCCCGCCATTGCCGCCCTCAAGGCCAAAGGGGTCGTAGGGGAGACCAACCAGGGATACCTGGGGTTTGTGACAGGGAACCGGTCCGGCGCCGATGTGGTGGCGGCTGAAAATAAGGACCGGAAAGCCGTTTACAGCCATATTGCCGGCCAGCAGGGCGTGTCCGTGGAACTGGTTCAGAAACGGCGGGCCAAGGTCCTGGCCGACAGGGCCGACCCCGGAGAATACGTTCAAAACGCCTCCGGGGCCTGGGTTAAAAAATAA